The following are encoded in a window of Narcine bancroftii isolate sNarBan1 chromosome 2, sNarBan1.hap1, whole genome shotgun sequence genomic DNA:
- the LOC138753097 gene encoding clumping factor A-like yields the protein MLIILDSEIATELDSEIATELDSEIATELDSEIATELDSEIATELDSEIATELDSELATELATELATELATELDSELDSELDSELATELATELATEHATELATELDTELDTELDSELTTELDSELTTELDSELTTELDSELTTELDSELTTELDSELTTELDSELTTELDSELTTELDSELTTELDSELTTELDSELTTELDSELTTELDSELTTELDSELTTELDSELTTELDSELTTELDSELTTELDSELTTELDSELTTELDSELTTELDSELTTELDSELTTELDSELTTELDSELTTELDSELTTELDSELTTELDSELTTELDSELTTELDSELTTELDSELTTELDSELTTELDSELTTELDSELTTELDSELTTELDSELTTELDSELTTELDSELTTELDSELTTELDSELTTELDSELTTELDSELTTELDSELTTELDSELTTEHAANELDN from the coding sequence ATGCTGATCATTCTTGATAGTGAGATCGCTACTGAGCTCGATAGTGAGATCGCTACTGAGCTCGATAGTGAGATCGCTACTGAGCTCGATAGTGAGATCGCTACTGAGCTCGATAGTGAGATCGCTACTGAGCTCGATAGTGAGATCGCTACTGAGCTCGATAGTGAGCTCGCTACTGAGCTCGCTACTGAGCTCGCTACTGAGCTCGCTACTGAGCTCGATAGTGAGCTCGATAGTGAGCTCGATAGTGAGCTCGCTACTGAGCTCGCTACTGAGCTCGCTACTGAGCACGCTACTGAGCTCGCTACTGAGCTCGATACTGAGCTCGATACTGAGCTCGACAGTGAGCTCACGACGGAGCTCGACAGTGAGCTCACGACGGAGCTCGACAGTGAGCTCACGACGGAGCTCGACAGTGAGCTCACGACGGAGCTCGACAGTGAGCTCACGACGGAGCTCGACAGTGAGCTCACGACGGAGCTCGACAGTGAGCTCACGACGGAGCTCGACAGTGAGCTCACGACGGAGCTCGACAGTGAGCTCACGACGGAGCTCGACAGTGAGCTCACGACGGAGCTCGACAGTGAGCTCACGACGGAGCTCGACAGTGAGCTCACGACGGAGCTCGACAGTGAGCTCACGACGGAGCTCGACAGTGAGCTCACGACGGAGCTCGACAGTGAGCTCACGACGGAGCTCGACAGTGAGCTCACGACGGAGCTCGACAGTGAGCTCACGACGGAGCTCGACAGTGAGCTCACGACGGAGCTCGACAGTGAGCTCACGACGGAGCTCGACAGTGAGCTCACGACGGAGCTCGACAGTGAGCTCACGACGGAGCTCGACAGTGAGCTCACGACGGAGCTCGACAGTGAGCTCACGACGGAGCTCGACAGTGAGCTCACGACGGAGCTCGACAGTGAGCTCACGACGGAGCTCGACAGTGAGCTCACGACGGAGCTCGACAGTGAGCTCACGACGGAGCTCGACAGTGAGCTCACGACGGAGCTCGACAGTGAGCTCACGACGGAGCTCGACAGTGAGCTCACGACGGAGCTCGACAGTGAGCTCACGACGGAGCTCGACAGTGAGCTCACGACGGAGCTCGACAGTGAGCTCACGACGGAGCTCGACAGTGAGCTCACGACGGAGCTCGACAGTGAGCTCACGACGGAGCTCGACAGTGAGCTCACGACGGAGCTCGACAGTGAGCTCACGACGGAGCTCGACAGTGAGCTCACGACGGAGCTCGACAGTGAGCTCACGACGGAGCTCGACAGTGAGCTCACGACGGAGCTCGACAGTGAGCTCACGACGGAGCTCGACAGTGAGCTCACGACGGAGCTCGACAGTGAGCTCACGACGGAGCATGCAGCCAATGAACTGGATAATTAA